The following proteins are encoded in a genomic region of Saccharopolyspora antimicrobica:
- a CDS encoding cytochrome P450 family protein, with the protein MTGSTQEDSFTEHYWQDPHAALAGTRETCPVREVDFEGGRTWLVTRYADVRAWLADQRLAKDWRSSLPAEERAAAPPGLPAPMSHMLTSLDPPEHTRLRSLVTQAFTARRIAALRPRVEAVAEELLAELPEDEPVDLVACYAIILPMVVISELLGVPEIDREEFARLSTVLIDECPEPELLAASTQMATYLEGLVAAKRAAPDEALLSALITASDEGDRLSDLEIVAMAMLLLMAGHETTAVFITNSVRALVADDSARERLADPEAVPSLVEELLRWLSPALNASLRFATEDLEIGGVAIPRGASVMLSTGAANRDPERFADPDVLDPDRNTTGHLAFGYGIHRCLGAALVRLEGEVGLAALFNRFPELRVVADPAELTFRRSVHVHAPRTLPVVLGPRKR; encoded by the coding sequence TCCTTCACCGAGCACTACTGGCAGGACCCGCACGCGGCGCTCGCCGGCACCCGCGAGACCTGCCCGGTCCGCGAGGTCGACTTCGAGGGCGGCCGCACCTGGCTGGTCACCCGCTACGCCGACGTGCGGGCGTGGCTCGCCGACCAGCGGCTGGCGAAGGACTGGCGCTCGAGCCTGCCCGCCGAGGAGCGCGCTGCCGCGCCGCCCGGTCTGCCCGCTCCGATGTCGCACATGCTGACCTCGCTCGACCCGCCGGAGCACACCCGGCTGCGGAGCCTGGTCACCCAGGCGTTCACCGCCCGCCGGATCGCGGCGCTGCGCCCGCGCGTGGAAGCCGTCGCCGAGGAACTGCTGGCGGAGCTGCCCGAGGACGAACCGGTCGACCTCGTGGCCTGCTACGCGATCATCCTGCCGATGGTGGTGATCAGCGAGCTGCTCGGCGTCCCGGAGATCGACCGCGAGGAGTTCGCGCGGCTGTCCACCGTGCTGATCGACGAATGCCCGGAACCGGAGCTGCTGGCCGCCTCCACCCAGATGGCGACCTACCTGGAGGGACTGGTCGCGGCCAAGCGCGCGGCACCCGACGAGGCGCTGCTGTCGGCGCTGATCACCGCCTCCGACGAGGGCGACCGGCTCTCCGACCTGGAGATCGTGGCGATGGCCATGCTGCTGCTCATGGCGGGCCACGAGACCACCGCGGTGTTCATCACCAACAGCGTCCGCGCCCTGGTGGCCGACGACTCCGCCCGCGAGCGCCTGGCCGACCCTGAGGCGGTGCCGTCGCTGGTCGAAGAGCTGCTGCGCTGGCTCTCGCCCGCCCTCAACGCTTCCTTGCGCTTCGCGACCGAGGACCTGGAGATCGGTGGGGTGGCGATCCCCAGGGGAGCGTCGGTGATGCTCTCGACGGGCGCGGCCAACCGCGACCCGGAGCGGTTCGCCGATCCGGACGTGCTGGACCCGGACCGCAACACCACCGGCCACCTCGCCTTCGGCTACGGCATCCACCGCTGCCTGGGCGCGGCCCTGGTCCGGCTGGAGGGCGAGGTCGGTCTGGCGGCGCTGTTCAACCGCTTCCCGGAACTGCGCGTCGTCGCCGACCCGGCCGAGCTGACCTTCCGCCGCAGCGTCCACGTGCACGCCCCGCGCACGCTGCCGGTCGTGCTCGGTCCTCGCAAGCGTTGA